In Lepisosteus oculatus isolate fLepOcu1 chromosome 15, fLepOcu1.hap2, whole genome shotgun sequence, one genomic interval encodes:
- the gtpbp6 gene encoding putative GTP-binding protein 6 isoform X1 — protein sequence MLAKDILIKIFSQQKKLWELREQALCSLRNRYSTRFTYCSDASFNRSMQNVCKRKQMFNYENTDGLGRPACLENASQIALRGAVRWTRTLISSRSFSVNTCRSKNSNSDLGGESQDLEDDLLEDGDIDQLIQQQITTGVGDQDHRVFIVHPEIKWGQRKQRLTTAALQMEEAVGLVSTLQNWTVVDKIIVSTKTPEKRRIFGKGNFQALTERIRGLPQITAVFVNVERLAPVTERELQEAWGLKVFDRYTVVLHIFRCNARTKEAKLQISLAEIPLLRSQLKNDLANLDQQGGGSRYIMGSGETFMEVQQRLLKERELKLRAALEKLKRKRCLLRSQRQDRDFPIISVVGYTNCGKTTLIKALTGDAGLQPRDQLFATLDVTVHAGQLPSHMTVLFVDTIGFLSQLPHQLIDSFSATLQDVVHSDLIIHVRDISHPESLNQKVNVLNVLKNLQVPSCLMDNIIEVHNKIDLVEGYQPTEPNIQPISALKGQGLEVLKKRVEDVVLKTTGKHILTIKVDLSSSQLSWLYREATVQEVGVVPEEGTANVKVIISSAAYGRYRKLFQAS from the exons ATGCTTGCCAAAGACATTTTAATCAAGATCTTTTCACAGCAGAAAAAGTTGTGGGAACTTCGCGAGCAGGCGTTATGCAGTTTGAGAAATAGATATTCAACAAGATTTACGTATTGTTCAGATGCAAGCTTCAACAGATCTATGCAAAATGTTTGCAAACgcaaacaaatgtttaattacGAAAATACCGACGGCTTGGGACGCCCGGCATGTTTGGAAAATGCATCTCAAATCGCTCTAAGAGGAGCTGTACGTTGGACCCGGACCCTGATAAGTAGCCGCTCCTTTTCGGTGAACACGTGCAGGTCCAAAAACAGTAACAGCGATCTGGGTGGTGAAAGTCAAGATCTTGAAGACGATCTCTTAGAAGACGGCGATATTGATCAACTGATCCAGCAACAAATTACGACAGGTGTCGGCGACCAAGACCACAGGGTGTTCATCGTTCACCCCGAAATCAAATGGGGGCAGAGGAAGCAGCGCCTGACTACAG CGGCTCTTCAGATGGAGGAGGCTGTGGGCCTCGTCTCCACGCTGCAGAACTGGACGGTGGTCGATAAGATCATCGTCTCCACGAAGACGCCTGAAAAGAGGAGGATCTTTGGCAAGGGGAACTTCCAGGCGCTCACAG AGAGGATCAGGGGATTACCACAGATCACCGCTGTGTTTGTGAATGTGGAGCGTCTGGCTCCAGTCACTGAG AGGGAGCTGCAGGAGGCCTGGGGATTGAAGGTCTTCGACAGGTACACGGTGGTCCTCCACATCTTCCGCTGCAACGCTCGCACCAAGGAGGCCAAGCTGCAGATCTCTCTGGCCGAGATCCCCCTGCTCAG GTCACAGCTGAAGAATGATCTGGCAAACTTAGATCAGCAAGGTGGAGGTTCCAGGTATATTATGGGCTCAG GTGAGACGTTCATGGAGGTGCAGCAGCGGCTGTTGAAGGAGAGAGAACTGAAGCTCCGGGCGGCCTTGGAGAAGCTGAAGAGGAAGCGTTGCCTGCTTCGCTCCCAGCGCCAAGACAGGGACTTCCCCATCATCTCTGTTGTGGGATATACCAACTGCG GCAAGACGACCCTGATTAAAGCCCTGACTGGCGATGCAGGGCTCCAGCCCCGAGATCAGCTCTTCGCTACGCTTGACGTCACCGTTCACGCTGGCCAGCTGCCCAGTCACATGACTGTCCTCTTTGTCGACACCATCGGCTTCCTCTCCCAGCTGCCTCACCAGCTTATTGACTCGTTCTCTGCCACCCTGCAGGACGTGGTGCATTCT GACCTGATCATTCACGTGAGGGACATCAGCCACCCGGAGAGCCTGAACCAGAAGGTCAACGTGTTGAACGTGCTGAAGAACCTGCAGGTCCCCAGCTGTCTGATGGACAACATCATTGAAGTCCACAACAAGATCGATCTCGTTGAGGG TTACCAGCCTACCGAACCAAACATCCAGCCCATATCAGCTTTGAAAGGACAAGGTTTAGAGGTCCTGAAAAAAAGAGTAGAGGATGTCGTTCTGAAAACAACTGGGAAGCACATTCTGACCATCAAAGTGGATCTCAGTAGTTCTCAGTTAAG CTGGCTTTACAGGGAAGCCACAGTGCAGGAGGTTGGTGTTGTGCCAGAAGAAGGGACAGCCAATGTCAAGGTCATTATCAGCAGTGCTGCATATGGGCGTTACAGGAAGCTGTTCCAGGCTAGTTAG
- the atp6ap2 gene encoding renin receptor codes for MVVYMLARRMARFLMAVCLVFAALSAGVFGDSFTVLKAPQYITFKEGQWPLSAERIPDLAALTMGFSVEEDLSWPGLQTGSLFQRPRANALIVVRGVGSLPLPQSLASYPVENPVPFTLDSVANTVHTLFAEDTPVVLQLAPSEERLYMVGKANAVFEDLPVTLQQIRGRLSQDNSILNTLPPNSLSRNNEVDLLFLSELQVLHDIAALLLRHKHLAKDHSPDLYSLELSGLEEISRHYGTDSQQLKDATEILATMLQKFADDVFSIYSGNAVVEVATLKSFEAPLVRKTRSILESKQISNPGSPYNLAYKYNFEYAVIFNIVLWMMIVLALAVISISYSLWNMDPGYDSIIYRMTNQKIRLD; via the exons ATGGTGGTTTATATGCTCGCAAGGAGGATGGCAAGATTTCTAATGGCGGTGTGCCTCGTCTTTGCTGCTTTGTCAGCTG gcGTGTTTGGGGACAGCTTCACAGTGCTGAAAGCCCCCCAGTATATCACCTTCAAGGAGGGCCAATGGCCTCTCTCTGCGGAACGGATTCCTGACCTGGCAGCTCTGACCATGGGCTTCTCTGTGGAGGAG GACCTGTCCTGGCCGGGCCTCCAGACGGGCAGTCTCTTCCAGCGTCCTCGGGCCAACGCGCTCATTGTGGTCAGGGGAGTGGGCAGCCTGCCCCTGCCCCAGAGCCTTGCCTCTTACCCGGTGGAGAAT CCTGTCCCTTTCACCTTGGACAGCGTCGCCAACACAGTCCACACCCTCTTTGCGGAAGACACTCCTGTGGTCTTACAGCTGGCGCCCAGTGAAGAG AGGCTGTATATGGTGGGGAAGGCCAACGCCGTGTTTGAAGACCTCCCTGTCACTCTGCAGCAGATCCGGGGGCGACTGTCACAGGACAATTCCATCCTCAACACCCTCCCCCCCAACTCACTGAGCAGGAACAATGAG GTGGATCTGCTTTTCCTCTCTGAATTGCAAGTGCTGCATGACATCGCTGCCCTG CTCCTGAGACACAAGCACCTGGCGAAAGACCACTCCCCGGACCTGTATTCCCTGGAGCTGTCCGGGCTGGAGGAGATCAGCCGGCACTACGGCACAGATTCCCAGCAGCTGAAGGATGCCACGGAGATCCTGGCCACCATGCTGCAGAAG TTCGCCGACGACGTATTCAGCATCTACAGCGGCAATGCGGTGGTGGAAGTGGCGACGCTGAAGAGCTTCGAGGCGCCCCTGGTGCGGAAGACCCGCTCCATCCTGGAGTCCAAGCAGATC AGCAATCCAGGGAGCCCATATAATCTGGCATACAAGTACAACTTTGAGTACGCAGTCATCTTCAACATCGTCCTGTGGATGATGATCGTACTTGCGCTGGCGGTCATCAGCATCTCGTACAGCCTGTGGAACATGGATCCAGGCTACGACAGCATCATCTACCGGATGACTAACCAGAAGATACGCTTGGATTGA
- the gtpbp6 gene encoding putative GTP-binding protein 6 isoform X2 has protein sequence MLAKDILIKIFSQQKKLWELREQALCSLRNRYSTRFTYCSDASFNRSMQNVCKRKQMFNYENTDGLGRPACLENASQIALRGAVRWTRTLISSRSFSVNTCRSKNSNSDLGGESQDLEDDLLEDGDIDQLIQQQITTGVGDQDHRVFIVHPEIKWGQRKQRLTTAALQMEEAVGLVSTLQNWTVVDKIIVSTKTPEKRRIFGKGNFQALTERIRGLPQITAVFVNVERLAPVTERELQEAWGLKVFDRYTVVLHIFRCNARTKEAKLQISLAEIPLLRSQLKNDLANLDQQGGGSRYIMGSGETFMEVQQRLLKERELKLRAALEKLKRKRCLLRSQRQDRDFPIISVVGYTNCGKTTLIKALTGDAGLQPRDQLFATLDVTVHAGQLPSHMTVLFVDTIGFLSQLPHQLIDSFSATLQDVVHSDLIIHVRDISHPESLNQKVNVLNVLKNLQVPSCLMDNIIEVHNKIDLVEG, from the exons ATGCTTGCCAAAGACATTTTAATCAAGATCTTTTCACAGCAGAAAAAGTTGTGGGAACTTCGCGAGCAGGCGTTATGCAGTTTGAGAAATAGATATTCAACAAGATTTACGTATTGTTCAGATGCAAGCTTCAACAGATCTATGCAAAATGTTTGCAAACgcaaacaaatgtttaattacGAAAATACCGACGGCTTGGGACGCCCGGCATGTTTGGAAAATGCATCTCAAATCGCTCTAAGAGGAGCTGTACGTTGGACCCGGACCCTGATAAGTAGCCGCTCCTTTTCGGTGAACACGTGCAGGTCCAAAAACAGTAACAGCGATCTGGGTGGTGAAAGTCAAGATCTTGAAGACGATCTCTTAGAAGACGGCGATATTGATCAACTGATCCAGCAACAAATTACGACAGGTGTCGGCGACCAAGACCACAGGGTGTTCATCGTTCACCCCGAAATCAAATGGGGGCAGAGGAAGCAGCGCCTGACTACAG CGGCTCTTCAGATGGAGGAGGCTGTGGGCCTCGTCTCCACGCTGCAGAACTGGACGGTGGTCGATAAGATCATCGTCTCCACGAAGACGCCTGAAAAGAGGAGGATCTTTGGCAAGGGGAACTTCCAGGCGCTCACAG AGAGGATCAGGGGATTACCACAGATCACCGCTGTGTTTGTGAATGTGGAGCGTCTGGCTCCAGTCACTGAG AGGGAGCTGCAGGAGGCCTGGGGATTGAAGGTCTTCGACAGGTACACGGTGGTCCTCCACATCTTCCGCTGCAACGCTCGCACCAAGGAGGCCAAGCTGCAGATCTCTCTGGCCGAGATCCCCCTGCTCAG GTCACAGCTGAAGAATGATCTGGCAAACTTAGATCAGCAAGGTGGAGGTTCCAGGTATATTATGGGCTCAG GTGAGACGTTCATGGAGGTGCAGCAGCGGCTGTTGAAGGAGAGAGAACTGAAGCTCCGGGCGGCCTTGGAGAAGCTGAAGAGGAAGCGTTGCCTGCTTCGCTCCCAGCGCCAAGACAGGGACTTCCCCATCATCTCTGTTGTGGGATATACCAACTGCG GCAAGACGACCCTGATTAAAGCCCTGACTGGCGATGCAGGGCTCCAGCCCCGAGATCAGCTCTTCGCTACGCTTGACGTCACCGTTCACGCTGGCCAGCTGCCCAGTCACATGACTGTCCTCTTTGTCGACACCATCGGCTTCCTCTCCCAGCTGCCTCACCAGCTTATTGACTCGTTCTCTGCCACCCTGCAGGACGTGGTGCATTCT GACCTGATCATTCACGTGAGGGACATCAGCCACCCGGAGAGCCTGAACCAGAAGGTCAACGTGTTGAACGTGCTGAAGAACCTGCAGGTCCCCAGCTGTCTGATGGACAACATCATTGAAGTCCACAACAAGATCGATCTCGTTGAGGGGTAA